One region of Oncorhynchus nerka isolate Pitt River linkage group LG22, Oner_Uvic_2.0, whole genome shotgun sequence genomic DNA includes:
- the LOC115105555 gene encoding receptor-interacting serine/threonine-protein kinase 4-like, which translates to MDVPDPSHGNMGLLRTFDSSEFGSWEKIGSGGFGQVYKVRHVQWKTWLAIKCPPCLHVDDKERAELLEEAKKMEAAKFRYILPVYGICGDAQGLVMEYMETGSLETLLAAEPLPWELRFRIIHETAVGMNFLHCMSPPLLHLDLKPANILLDAHYHVKISDFGLARWNGLSRVDEISRDGFCGTIAYLPPESIVEKDRVSDTKHDVYSFSIVIWGILTQKKPYQGENNILQIMVKVVRGVRPDLNVVPRSRPQACTGFLSLMQRCWASLPDARPSFQEITSEAEELCSKPQEESKNQTPMPENNHCNGLTTDQNKEQKPVRPKSAMLPEKDYSLSELLSQVDSGISRSFDHLKEDRCPSKDNTSKRLSGISSVDSAFSSQDSITLSFEKENTCDSGEVQRRKLCDAIRTKDMSKLMKILQPQDVDLLLEGGYSLLHHAVTQANEEAVKFLLLNHANTNLANAHGSTPLHLATEKHLKGLAELLLGRRSTNANARDEDQYTALHCAAQNGDEAITRLLLDRGASINETDAQGRTPAHIACQHGQENVVRVLLSRGADVHVKGRDDWTVLHLAAWQGHLGIVKLLVKQAGADVDGQTTDGRTPLHMASHRGQYRVARILIELGADVHVTSTGLHTPLHVAAETGHTSTSRLLVKHDADIQARTTQGHTALHLAAQRGHLPTVKMLIEEGADPYCTNQNLRTPCHLAAEGGHCEVFKELLVHCPEGASLSDEQGLTPLHLAVRGGYTDITSMLLAQGVEVSQEVPQDSIPLPEEVPQDSIPHDTLQPAAEDYPKLLDCQPSSLAKCLQRKVVILKLTEREGNDCPEEGVTL; encoded by the exons ATGGACGTTCCGGACCCTTCCCATGGGAATATGGGGCTGCTGAGAACCTTTGATTCCTCTGAGTTTGGGAGCTGGGAGAAGATCGGCTCGGGCGGCTTTGGACAAGTATACAAAGTCCGGCATGTACAGTGGAAAACATGGCTGGCTATCAAGTGCCCGCCCTGCCTTCATGTAGATGACAA GGAGCGAGCAGAGCTGCTGGAGGAGGCTAAGAAGATGGAGGCGGCTAAGTTCCGCTACATCCTGCCAGTGTATGGGATCTGTGGCGACGCCCAGGGCCTGGTGATGGAGTACATGGAGACAGGCTCCCTGGAGACCCTGCTGGCTGCTGAGCCTCTGCCCTGGGAGCTGCGGTTCAGGATCATCCACGAGACGGCGGTGGGAATGAACTTCCTGCACTGCATGAGCCCACCCCTCCTGCACCTGGACCTTAAACCTGCCAACATCCTACTGGACGCACACTACCACGTCAAG ATATCAGATTTTGGTCTGGCCCGATGGAACGGCCTATCCAGAGTTGATGAAATCAGCCGTGATGGGTTCTGTGGCACTATCGCCTATCTGCCGCCGGAGAGCATCGTCGAGAAGGACAGGGTATCAGACACTAAGCATGACGTCTACAG CTTTTCCATAGTCATCTGGGGAATTCTCACACAGAAGAAACCTTACCAAG GGGAGAACAACATCCTGCAGATCATGGTGAAGGTGGTGAGAGGGGTGCGTCCCGATCTCAATGTTGTGCCCCGGAGTCGACCCCAAGCCTGCACGGGGTTCCTGAGCCTCATGCAGCGCTGCTGGGCCTCCTTACCTGATGCCAGACCCAGCTTCCAGG AAATCACATCAGAAGCCGAGGAGCTGTGTTCTAAACCCCAAGAGGAGTCTAAGAACCAAACTCCTATGCCTGAGAATAACCATTGCAATGGACTAACCACTGACCAG AATAAAGAGCAGAAGCCAGTCAGGCCCAAGTCTGCCATGTTGCCAGAGAAAGACTACAGCCTATCAGAGCTGCTGAGCCAGGTAGACTCTGGGATATCTCGGAGCTTTGACCATTTGAAGGAGGACCGCTGTCCCAGCAAAGACAACACCAGCAAGAGACTGTCAGGAATCTCCTCTGTAGACTCTGCCTTTTCCTCTCAAGACTCCATTACCCTCTCCTTTGAGAAAGAGAATACCTGTG ACTCTGGGGAGGTGCAGAGGAGGAAGCTGTGTGACGCCATCCGTACCAAAGACATGTCCAAGCTGATGAAGATCCTGCAGCCTCAGGACGTGGACCTCCTATTGGAGGGCGGCTACAGTCTGCTCCACCACGCCGTCACGCAGGCCAACGAGGAGGCCGTCAAGTTCCTGCTCCTCAACCATGCCAACACCAACCTGGCCAATGCCCACGGCTCCACCCCCCTCCACCTGGCCACAGAGAAGCACCTGAAGGGCCTGGCCGAGCTGCTGCTGGGCCGCCGGAGCACCAACGCCAACGCCCGGGACGAAGACCAATACACAGCCCTGCACTGTGCTGCTCAGAACGGGGACGAGGCCATCACCCGCCTACTGCTGGACCGCGGCGCCTCCATCAATGAGACAGACGCCCAGGGACGTACACCTGCACACATCGCCTGCCAGCATGGCCAGGAGAACGTGGTCAGGGTGCTGCTAAGCCGCGGGGCAGACGTCCATGTGAAGGGCAGAGATGACTGGACGGTGCTTCACTTGGCTGCCTGGCAGGGCCACCTGGGCATCGTCAAATTGCTGGTGAAGCAGGCCGGGGCGGACGTAGATGGGCAGACCACTGATGGCCGCACCCCGCTGCACATGGCCTCCCATAGGGGGCAGTATAGGGTGGCAAGGATCCTGATAGAGCTGGGGGCAGACGTCCACGTGACCTCCACGGGCCTCCACACCCCTCTGCATGTGGCGGCTGAGACGGGCCACACCAGCACCTCTCGCCTCTTAGTCAAGCATGATGCCGATATCCAGGCCCGGACCACCCAGGGTCATACCGCCCTTCACCTCGCTGCTCAGCGTGGCCACCTGCCCACAGTGAAGATGCTGATCGAGGAAGGGGCAGACCCCTACTGCACCAACCAAAACCTGCGTACCCCCTGCCACCTGGCTGCAGAAGGGGGGCACTGTGAGGTCTTCAAAGAGCTTCTGGTCCACTGCCCTGAGGGTGCCAGTCTGTCAGACGAGCAGggcctcacccctcttcacctggCTGTGAGAGGAGGCTACACAGATATCACCAGCATGCTTCTAGCCCAGGGGGTGGAGGTATCACAAGAAGTACCACAGGACTCCATACCCCTACCAGAGGAAGTACCACAGGACTCTATCCCCCATGACACACTGCAGCCAGCAGCAGAGGACTACCCAAAGCTTCTGGATTGTCAGCCAAGCTCGTTGGCCAAGTGTCTCCAGAGAAAGGTTGTAATCTTGAAACTGACGGAGCGTGAAGGAAATGACTGTCCAGAGGAGGGAGTCACGCTGTGA